Proteins from one Mus pahari chromosome 10, PAHARI_EIJ_v1.1, whole genome shotgun sequence genomic window:
- the LOC110327648 gene encoding zinc finger protein 809 isoform X1, with amino-acid sequence MGLVSFEDVAVDFTWEEWQDLSVAQRTLYRDVMLETYSSLVFLGLCTAKPKLIFNLERGFGPWSLAEASSRSLPGVHNMNTLIDTSKKIPKTCLRPHRKTNQKTLNEDMIKAELRAQQEVSEGTTSCHRRAPVKSLCRNLQKTKNQISYNDGNLYECKDCEKVFCNSSTLIKHYRRTHNVYKPYECDECSKMYYWRSDLTAHQKTHRQKKRTYECRECRKAFFRKSHLNAHERTHSGEKPYECTECGKAFFYKSDLNRHKKTHLGEKPFKCEECKKAFSRKSKLAIHQKTHTGEKPYECSDCKKAFSHKSQLTAHRIAHSSENPYECKECNKSFHWKCQLTAHQKRHAGLCLLGEWVPVTILLP; translated from the exons GGGTTGGTGTCCTTTGAGGACGTAGCTGTGGACTTCACCTGGGAGGAGTGGCAGGACCTGAGTGTTGCCCAGAGGACCCTGTACCGGGACgtgatgctggagacctacagCAGCCTGGTGTTCCTGG GTTTGTGCACTGCCAAACCTAAGTTGATCTTCAATTTGGAGCGTGGATTTGGGCCATGGAGCCTAGCAGAAGCTTCAAGCAGGAGCCTCCCAG GTGTTCATAACATGAATACTCTGATTGACACCAGCAAGAAAATTCCTAAGACATGTTTGCGGCCACACAgaaaaactaaccaaaagacacTAAATGAAGACATGATTAAA GCAGAACTAAGGGCTCAACAGGAAGTCTCCGAAGGGACAACATCCTGTCATAGAAGAGCCCCTGTAAAATCTTTGTGCCGCAATTTACAGAAAACCAAGAATCAGATATCGTACAATGATGGGAATCTCTATGAATGTAAGGACTGCGAGAAAGTTTTCTGTAATAGTTCAACCCTGATTAAGCATTACAGAAGAACTCATAATGTGTACAAGCCCTATGAGTGTGATGAATGCAGTAAAATGTACTATTGGAGGTCAGACCTTACGGCTCATCAGAAAACTCACAGACAAAAGAAGAGGACCTATGAGTGTAGAGAATGTCGGAAGGCTTTCTTCCGCAAGTCTCACCTCAATGCACATGAAAGAACCCATTCAGGCGAGAAGCCTTACGAATGCACAGAATGCGGGAAAGCTTTCTTTTACAAGTCTGATCTTAATCGACATAAGAAGACTCATTTGGGTGAAAAACCTTTTAAATGTGAAGAGTGCAAGAAAGCTTTTTCTCGAAAGTCCAAACTCGCTATACATCAGAAGACTCATACGGGCGAGAAACCATATGAATGTTCAGATTGCAAGAAAGCTTTCTCCCATAAGTCACAACTTACTGCACATCGGATTGCTCATTCATCTGAGAATCCTTATGAATGTAAAGAATGCAATAAATCTTTCCACTGGAAGTGTCAACTCACAGCACATCAGAAAAGGCACGCCG GTCTGTGTCTTCTTGGGGAGTGGGTACCGGTTACCATTCTGTTGCCATGA
- the LOC110327648 gene encoding zinc finger protein 809 isoform X3, which translates to MGLVSFEDVAVDFTWEEWQDLSVAQRTLYRDVMLETYSSLVFLGLCTAKPKLIFNLERGFGPWSLAEASSRSLPGVHNMNTLIDTSKKIPKTCLRPHRKTNQKTLNEDMIKAELRAQQEVSEGTTSCHRRAPVKSLCRNLQKTKNQISYNDGNLYECKDCEKVFCNSSTLIKHYRRTHNVYKPYECDECSKMYYWRSDLTAHQKTHRQKKRTYECRECRKAFFRKSHLNAHERTHSGEKPYECTECGKAFFYKSDLNRHKKTHLGEKPFKCEECKKAFSRKSKLAIHQKTHTGEKPYECSDCKKAFSHKSQLTAHRIAHSSENPYECKECNKSFHWKCQLTAHQKRHAG; encoded by the exons GGGTTGGTGTCCTTTGAGGACGTAGCTGTGGACTTCACCTGGGAGGAGTGGCAGGACCTGAGTGTTGCCCAGAGGACCCTGTACCGGGACgtgatgctggagacctacagCAGCCTGGTGTTCCTGG GTTTGTGCACTGCCAAACCTAAGTTGATCTTCAATTTGGAGCGTGGATTTGGGCCATGGAGCCTAGCAGAAGCTTCAAGCAGGAGCCTCCCAG GTGTTCATAACATGAATACTCTGATTGACACCAGCAAGAAAATTCCTAAGACATGTTTGCGGCCACACAgaaaaactaaccaaaagacacTAAATGAAGACATGATTAAA GCAGAACTAAGGGCTCAACAGGAAGTCTCCGAAGGGACAACATCCTGTCATAGAAGAGCCCCTGTAAAATCTTTGTGCCGCAATTTACAGAAAACCAAGAATCAGATATCGTACAATGATGGGAATCTCTATGAATGTAAGGACTGCGAGAAAGTTTTCTGTAATAGTTCAACCCTGATTAAGCATTACAGAAGAACTCATAATGTGTACAAGCCCTATGAGTGTGATGAATGCAGTAAAATGTACTATTGGAGGTCAGACCTTACGGCTCATCAGAAAACTCACAGACAAAAGAAGAGGACCTATGAGTGTAGAGAATGTCGGAAGGCTTTCTTCCGCAAGTCTCACCTCAATGCACATGAAAGAACCCATTCAGGCGAGAAGCCTTACGAATGCACAGAATGCGGGAAAGCTTTCTTTTACAAGTCTGATCTTAATCGACATAAGAAGACTCATTTGGGTGAAAAACCTTTTAAATGTGAAGAGTGCAAGAAAGCTTTTTCTCGAAAGTCCAAACTCGCTATACATCAGAAGACTCATACGGGCGAGAAACCATATGAATGTTCAGATTGCAAGAAAGCTTTCTCCCATAAGTCACAACTTACTGCACATCGGATTGCTCATTCATCTGAGAATCCTTATGAATGTAAAGAATGCAATAAATCTTTCCACTGGAAGTGTCAACTCACAGCACATCAGAAAAGGCACGCCG GATAA
- the LOC110327648 gene encoding zinc finger protein 809 isoform X2 — MGLVSFEDVAVDFTWEEWQDLSVAQRTLYRDVMLETYSSLVFLGLCTAKPKLIFNLERGFGPWSLAEASSRSLPGVHNMNTLIDTSKKIPKTCLRPHRKTNQKTLNEDMIKAELRAQQEVSEGTTSCHRRAPVKSLCRNLQKTKNQISYNDGNLYECKDCEKVFCNSSTLIKHYRRTHNVYKPYECDECSKMYYWRSDLTAHQKTHRQKKRTYECRECRKAFFRKSHLNAHERTHSGEKPYECTECGKAFFYKSDLNRHKKTHLGEKPFKCEECKKAFSRKSKLAIHQKTHTGEKPYECSDCKKAFSHKSQLTAHRIAHSSENPYECKECNKSFHWKCQLTAHQKRHAGKCGDTCTN; from the exons GGGTTGGTGTCCTTTGAGGACGTAGCTGTGGACTTCACCTGGGAGGAGTGGCAGGACCTGAGTGTTGCCCAGAGGACCCTGTACCGGGACgtgatgctggagacctacagCAGCCTGGTGTTCCTGG GTTTGTGCACTGCCAAACCTAAGTTGATCTTCAATTTGGAGCGTGGATTTGGGCCATGGAGCCTAGCAGAAGCTTCAAGCAGGAGCCTCCCAG GTGTTCATAACATGAATACTCTGATTGACACCAGCAAGAAAATTCCTAAGACATGTTTGCGGCCACACAgaaaaactaaccaaaagacacTAAATGAAGACATGATTAAA GCAGAACTAAGGGCTCAACAGGAAGTCTCCGAAGGGACAACATCCTGTCATAGAAGAGCCCCTGTAAAATCTTTGTGCCGCAATTTACAGAAAACCAAGAATCAGATATCGTACAATGATGGGAATCTCTATGAATGTAAGGACTGCGAGAAAGTTTTCTGTAATAGTTCAACCCTGATTAAGCATTACAGAAGAACTCATAATGTGTACAAGCCCTATGAGTGTGATGAATGCAGTAAAATGTACTATTGGAGGTCAGACCTTACGGCTCATCAGAAAACTCACAGACAAAAGAAGAGGACCTATGAGTGTAGAGAATGTCGGAAGGCTTTCTTCCGCAAGTCTCACCTCAATGCACATGAAAGAACCCATTCAGGCGAGAAGCCTTACGAATGCACAGAATGCGGGAAAGCTTTCTTTTACAAGTCTGATCTTAATCGACATAAGAAGACTCATTTGGGTGAAAAACCTTTTAAATGTGAAGAGTGCAAGAAAGCTTTTTCTCGAAAGTCCAAACTCGCTATACATCAGAAGACTCATACGGGCGAGAAACCATATGAATGTTCAGATTGCAAGAAAGCTTTCTCCCATAAGTCACAACTTACTGCACATCGGATTGCTCATTCATCTGAGAATCCTTATGAATGTAAAGAATGCAATAAATCTTTCCACTGGAAGTGTCAACTCACAGCACATCAGAAAAGGCACGCCGGTAAGTGTGGGGACACCTGCACGAATTAA